A stretch of the Pseudomonas sp. ACM7 genome encodes the following:
- the lon gene encoding endopeptidase La, whose amino-acid sequence MSDQQEFPEDPSEYADPENAEHPSTGKGLALPGQNLPDKVYIIPIHNRPFFPAQVLPVIVNEEPWAETLDLVSKSDHHSLALFYMDTPQEDPRHFDTSALPLYGTLVKVHHASRENGKLQFVAQGLTRVRIRTWLKHHRPPYLVEVEYPHQPTEPTDEVKAYGMALINAIKELLPLNPLYSEELKNYLNRFSPNDPSPLTDFAAALTSATGSDLQEVLDCVPMLKRMEKVLPMLRKEVEVARLQKEISAEVNRKIGEHQREFFLKEQLKVIQQELGLTKDDRSADIEQFEQRLEGKVLPAQAQKRVEEEMNKLSILETGSPEYAVTRNYLDWATSVPWGVYGEDKLDLKHARKVLDKHHAGLDDIKDRILEFLAVGAYKGEISGSIVLLVGPPGVGKTSVGKSIAESLGRPFYRFSLGGMRDEAEIKGHRRTYIGAQPGKLVHALKDVEVMNPVIMLDEIDKMGQSYQGDPASALLETLDPEQNVEFLDHYLDLRLDLSKVLFICTANTLDSIPGPLLDRMEIIRLSGYITEEKIAIAKRHLWPKQLEKAGVSKGSLSISDSALKALIDGYAREAGVRQLEKQLGKLVRKAVVKLIDEPKAVIKLGPKDLESSLGHPVFRNEQVLSGTGVITGLAWTSMGGATLPIEATRIHTLNRGFKLTGQLGDVMKESAEIAYSYVSSNLKSFGGDPKFFDEAFVHLHVPEGATPKDGPSAGVTMASALLSLARNQAPKKGIAMTGELTLTGHVLPIGGVREKVIAARRQKIFELILPEPNRGSFEELPDYLKEGITVHFAKRFADVAKILF is encoded by the coding sequence ATGAGCGACCAGCAAGAATTCCCCGAAGACCCGAGCGAATACGCCGACCCAGAGAACGCCGAACACCCCTCCACCGGCAAAGGCCTCGCCCTGCCAGGCCAGAACCTGCCGGACAAGGTCTACATCATCCCGATCCACAACCGCCCGTTCTTCCCGGCCCAAGTGCTGCCGGTCATCGTCAATGAAGAACCGTGGGCCGAAACCCTCGACCTGGTGAGCAAATCCGATCACCACTCCCTGGCCCTGTTCTACATGGACACGCCCCAGGAAGATCCGCGCCATTTTGATACCTCGGCCCTGCCGCTCTACGGCACCCTGGTCAAGGTGCACCACGCCAGTCGCGAAAACGGCAAACTGCAATTCGTCGCCCAAGGCCTGACTCGCGTGCGCATCCGCACCTGGCTCAAACACCATCGCCCGCCGTACCTGGTAGAAGTCGAATACCCGCACCAGCCCACCGAGCCGACCGACGAGGTCAAGGCTTACGGCATGGCGCTGATCAATGCGATCAAGGAACTGCTACCGCTCAACCCGCTGTACAGCGAAGAGCTGAAGAACTACCTCAACCGTTTCAGCCCCAACGACCCATCGCCGCTGACCGACTTCGCCGCCGCACTGACTTCGGCCACCGGCAGCGACCTGCAAGAAGTGCTCGACTGCGTGCCAATGCTCAAGCGCATGGAAAAAGTCCTGCCGATGTTGCGCAAGGAAGTCGAAGTCGCGCGCCTGCAGAAAGAAATCTCCGCCGAAGTTAACCGCAAGATCGGCGAGCATCAGCGCGAGTTCTTCCTTAAGGAACAACTCAAGGTCATCCAGCAAGAGCTGGGCCTGACCAAGGACGACCGCAGCGCCGACATCGAGCAGTTCGAACAGCGCCTGGAAGGCAAGGTTCTGCCCGCTCAGGCGCAAAAACGCGTCGAAGAGGAAATGAACAAGCTGTCGATCCTCGAGACCGGTTCGCCGGAGTACGCGGTCACCCGCAACTACCTCGACTGGGCAACCTCAGTGCCGTGGGGCGTGTACGGCGAGGACAAACTTGACCTCAAGCACGCACGCAAGGTGCTGGACAAACACCATGCCGGCCTCGACGACATCAAGGACCGCATCCTCGAGTTCCTCGCCGTCGGGGCCTACAAAGGCGAGATCAGCGGCTCCATCGTGCTGCTGGTCGGCCCGCCGGGCGTAGGTAAAACCAGTGTCGGTAAATCCATCGCCGAATCCCTCGGTCGGCCGTTCTACCGCTTCAGCCTCGGTGGCATGCGCGACGAAGCCGAGATCAAGGGCCACCGCCGCACCTACATCGGCGCGCAACCGGGCAAACTCGTCCATGCGTTGAAAGATGTCGAAGTGATGAACCCGGTGATCATGCTCGACGAGATCGACAAGATGGGCCAAAGCTACCAGGGCGACCCGGCCTCGGCACTGCTGGAAACCCTCGACCCGGAACAGAACGTCGAATTCCTCGACCACTACCTGGACTTGCGTCTGGACCTGTCGAAAGTGCTGTTCATCTGCACCGCCAACACCCTGGATTCAATTCCCGGCCCGTTGCTGGACCGGATGGAAATTATTCGCCTGTCGGGTTACATCACCGAAGAAAAAATCGCCATCGCCAAACGTCACCTGTGGCCCAAGCAACTGGAAAAGGCCGGCGTGTCCAAAGGCAGCCTGAGCATCAGCGACAGCGCCCTCAAAGCGTTGATCGACGGTTACGCCCGTGAAGCGGGGGTGCGGCAATTGGAAAAACAACTGGGCAAACTGGTGCGCAAAGCCGTTGTGAAACTGATCGACGAGCCGAAAGCGGTGATCAAGCTCGGCCCGAAAGACCTCGAGTCCTCACTCGGCCATCCGGTATTCCGTAACGAGCAAGTGCTGTCCGGTACCGGGGTCATCACCGGGCTGGCCTGGACCAGCATGGGCGGCGCGACCTTGCCGATCGAAGCCACGCGCATTCACACCCTGAATCGTGGCTTCAAACTCACCGGGCAATTGGGCGATGTGATGAAGGAGTCGGCGGAAATCGCCTACAGCTACGTCAGCTCCAACCTGAAGTCGTTTGGCGGTGATCCGAAGTTCTTCGACGAAGCTTTCGTTCACTTGCACGTCCCGGAAGGCGCCACCCCGAAAGACGGCCCGAGTGCCGGCGTGACCATGGCCAGCGCCCTGCTCTCGCTCGCCCGAAACCAGGCGCCTAAAAAAGGCATCGCCATGACCGGCGAACTGACGCTGACCGGGCATGTACTGCCGATTGGCGGCGTGCGCGAAAAGGTAATTGCGGCGCGGCGGCAGAAGATCTTCGAATTGATTCTGCCGGAGCCTAACCGCGGTAGCTTTGAAGAATTGCCGGATTATCTGAAGGAAGGGATTACCGTGCATTTCGCCAAGCGCTTTGCGGATGTGGCGAAGATATTGTTCTGA
- a CDS encoding protease inhibitor I42 family protein: MSPTRLFVPLALSLLAACATQPKQNVTVEKQSECPVKLHSGQNLILTLPSNPTTGYRWAIQDSAGGVLRALSPEVYSNPQDAGIVGSAGLSTWRFQSFAAGTGRLRLTYSQPWAPEVPAVETFDCAISVN, from the coding sequence ATGTCCCCCACCCGCCTGTTTGTCCCCCTCGCCCTCTCCTTGCTGGCCGCGTGCGCCACGCAACCGAAACAGAACGTGACCGTGGAAAAACAAAGCGAATGCCCGGTAAAACTGCACAGCGGGCAAAACCTGATTCTGACCCTGCCGAGCAACCCGACCACGGGTTATCGCTGGGCTATCCAGGATTCGGCCGGTGGCGTATTGCGCGCGCTCAGCCCCGAGGTCTACAGCAACCCGCAAGACGCGGGGATCGTTGGCAGCGCCGGCCTCTCGACCTGGCGCTTCCAGTCCTTCGCCGCTGGCACGGGCCGTTTGCGCCTGACCTACTCACAACCCTGGGCACCGGAAGTCCCGGCCGTGGAAACCTTCGACTGCGCAATCTCGGTTAACTGA
- a CDS encoding multicopper oxidase family protein gives MSFTRRQILGGLAGLVVVGVGAGGASRYWLGKMADADAGHDYELIAAPLDVELVAGHKTEAWAFGPSAPGTELRVRQGEWLRVRFINHLPVATTIHWHGIRLPLEMDGVPYVSQLPVLPGEYFDYKFRVPDAGSYWYHPHVNSSEELGRGLVGPLIIEEREPTGFKYEKTVSLKSWHVDEEGAFVAFSIPREAARGGTAGRLSTINGVSQAVIELPAGQITRVRLLNLDNTLTYRLNIPGVEAQIYALDGNPIEPRPLGKEYWLGPGMRICLAIKAPPAGEELSLRNGPVRLGTFRSVANTDAPTEWPPALPANPVAEPDLANAEKLNFNFEWVGSVSVNVDNGKPPSLWQINGKAWDITDKTCADRPIAKLEKGKSYIFELKNMTQYQHPIHLHGMSFKVIASNRHKVIPYFTDTYLLGKNERAQVALVADNPGIWMFHCHVIDHMETGLMAAIEVA, from the coding sequence ATGTCCTTTACCCGTCGCCAAATCCTCGGTGGCCTGGCCGGTCTTGTTGTCGTTGGTGTCGGAGCGGGGGGCGCGTCGCGGTACTGGTTGGGCAAGATGGCCGACGCCGACGCGGGCCACGACTACGAGCTGATCGCCGCACCGCTGGACGTTGAACTGGTGGCCGGGCACAAGACCGAAGCCTGGGCGTTCGGCCCGTCGGCGCCGGGCACCGAGTTGCGCGTGCGTCAGGGCGAATGGCTGCGGGTACGTTTCATCAACCACCTGCCGGTGGCGACCACCATTCACTGGCACGGCATTCGCCTGCCGCTGGAAATGGACGGCGTGCCCTACGTCTCGCAGCTTCCAGTGCTGCCGGGCGAATACTTCGACTACAAATTCCGCGTGCCCGACGCCGGCAGCTACTGGTATCACCCGCATGTGAACAGCAGCGAAGAACTCGGTCGCGGGCTGGTCGGCCCGTTGATCATCGAAGAGCGCGAGCCTACCGGCTTCAAGTACGAAAAGACTGTGAGCCTCAAGAGCTGGCACGTCGATGAAGAGGGCGCTTTTGTCGCGTTCAGTATTCCTCGCGAAGCGGCCCGTGGTGGCACGGCGGGGCGCCTGTCGACCATCAATGGCGTCTCGCAAGCGGTGATCGAATTGCCCGCCGGGCAGATCACCCGGGTGCGCCTGCTCAACCTCGATAACACCCTGACCTACCGACTCAACATCCCTGGCGTCGAAGCGCAGATCTACGCGCTGGACGGTAACCCCATCGAACCGCGCCCGTTGGGCAAGGAATACTGGCTCGGCCCGGGCATGCGCATTTGCCTGGCGATCAAGGCACCGCCGGCCGGTGAAGAGCTGTCCCTGCGCAACGGACCGGTTCGCCTTGGCACGTTCCGTTCGGTGGCGAACACCGATGCACCGACCGAATGGCCGCCCGCGCTGCCCGCCAACCCGGTGGCCGAGCCGGACCTGGCCAATGCCGAGAAACTCAACTTCAATTTCGAATGGGTAGGCTCGGTGTCGGTGAATGTCGACAATGGCAAGCCGCCGAGCCTGTGGCAGATCAACGGCAAGGCCTGGGACATCACCGATAAAACCTGCGCCGACCGCCCGATTGCCAAGCTCGAGAAGGGCAAGAGCTACATTTTCGAATTGAAAAACATGACTCAGTATCAACACCCGATTCATCTGCACGGCATGAGCTTCAAGGTCATCGCCTCGAACCGGCACAAGGTCATACCGTACTTCACTGACACCTACTTGCTGGGCAAGAACGAACGCGCGCAAGTGGCGCTGGTGGCGGATAACCCTGGGATCTGGATGTTCCACTGCCATGTGATCGATCACATGGAAACCGGCCTGATGGCCGCCATCGAGGTGGCCTGA
- a CDS encoding methylamine utilization protein, whose product MARLISALFIAAALCLIGLANAAPLQIQMHDQNGKSLADAVVTLQGPVGLPVGALKADMDQRSQQFAPHVLAVHTGTPIKFPNSDNIRHQVYSFSPAKRFELRLYEGTPSDPVLFDKPGVVVLGCNIHDWMLGYVYVTDDPRFGVTDAQGQLTLDAPAGVYHATLWHPQASGMQPVDGGEVKIAAAGLTQAFALTIEAQAEQTPTAPAPSAFGDAFKRAAHETTQ is encoded by the coding sequence ATGGCCCGTTTGATTTCTGCTTTATTCATAGCCGCAGCGCTCTGTCTCATTGGTTTGGCCAATGCCGCGCCGCTGCAAATCCAGATGCATGATCAAAATGGCAAATCCCTGGCCGATGCGGTCGTCACCCTGCAAGGTCCGGTCGGTCTGCCGGTGGGCGCGCTCAAGGCCGACATGGACCAGCGCAGTCAGCAATTCGCGCCCCACGTGCTGGCGGTGCACACCGGCACGCCGATCAAATTTCCCAACAGCGACAACATCCGCCATCAGGTCTATTCGTTTTCGCCGGCCAAGCGCTTTGAACTGCGGCTGTACGAAGGCACGCCGTCCGACCCGGTGCTGTTCGACAAACCTGGCGTGGTGGTGCTCGGCTGCAACATTCACGACTGGATGCTCGGCTACGTCTATGTCACCGATGACCCGCGTTTCGGAGTGACCGACGCCCAAGGCCAATTGACCCTCGACGCGCCGGCCGGGGTTTATCACGCCACCCTCTGGCACCCGCAAGCCTCGGGGATGCAACCGGTCGACGGCGGCGAAGTAAAAATCGCTGCGGCCGGCCTCACGCAGGCCTTCGCCCTGACCATAGAGGCCCAGGCCGAGCAAACCCCGACCGCGCCGGCACCGAGTGCCTTTGGCGATGCCTTTAAGCGAGCCGCCCATGAAACTACGCAGTAG
- a CDS encoding bifunctional diguanylate cyclase/phosphodiesterase: protein MKLRSSFQARVACVLILLLLVVVGALYFSVKAATNSAVRGQASAQLEVGTRVFERLLEVRGRRLADGAQLLAADFGFREAVASGDAATMASVLLNHGKRINASDMILLGMDGKVLASTLDDVVEGTPFRYDQALREARRTQQTMVIVPLQGKPHLLVEAMVLAPLPIARVVMGFSMDASWAAELQSLTNLEVSFLTVDRQHVGELVSTQPSAMNDSLMRLMLGSRQGSQVQLSELHDQNFLGQSLMLASAPQGSDNQVIALLQSPLDVAMQAFAPLDEKILGIALVALLGSLAGALLLARGVSQPVRALAEAAERIGQGDYQTPVSLKRSDELGLLATAFNSMQSGIAERELQLAHNALHDPLTGLPNRTLAMERLGSAISAQRPMALVYMGIDNLRAINETAGPESVDQLLRQTGERLQVALRPGDTVAHLIADEFLLLLDGMDSDAAVAVADQLQQLLLKPQRINGHDLMLECRMGIAAYLVDGLSAHTLLERAAIAMKDAAQLPGRLQIYEQGRDLVHRRQITLIRDLRHAASNGEFLLHYQPKLDISKGHVRQAEALLRWQHPQFGMVSPAEFIPLAERTGSIQTLTNWVIGEGMRQLSEWNRRGLRLQLSLNISADDLLSDDLAERVSALLRVYRLPAEQLIFEITESAVMREPERALKVLHQLRDCGISLSVDDFGTGYSSLAHLKRLPVQELKIDQSFVRDLDETSEDAVIVRSTIEMSHNLGLKVVAEGVEYAHSLRLLERWQCDTAQGYLISRPLSAAAFEAWVALPLSAQTSMVH from the coding sequence ATGAAACTACGCAGTAGCTTTCAGGCGCGGGTCGCCTGTGTCCTGATTCTGCTGTTGCTGGTGGTGGTCGGCGCGCTGTACTTCAGCGTGAAGGCGGCGACCAACTCGGCGGTGCGCGGCCAGGCCAGTGCGCAATTGGAAGTCGGCACACGGGTATTCGAACGGTTACTGGAAGTGCGGGGCCGACGGCTGGCCGACGGCGCGCAGTTGCTCGCGGCGGATTTCGGTTTTCGCGAAGCGGTGGCCAGCGGCGACGCGGCGACCATGGCCTCGGTGCTGCTCAACCATGGCAAACGCATCAATGCCAGCGACATGATTTTGCTGGGCATGGACGGCAAGGTCCTGGCCAGCACCCTCGATGACGTCGTCGAAGGTACGCCGTTCCGCTACGACCAAGCCTTGCGAGAAGCCCGACGCACGCAACAGACCATGGTGATCGTGCCGTTGCAGGGCAAACCGCATTTGTTGGTGGAAGCCATGGTGCTGGCGCCGCTGCCGATCGCTCGGGTGGTCATGGGGTTCAGCATGGACGCAAGTTGGGCGGCTGAATTGCAGTCGCTGACCAACCTTGAAGTGTCGTTCCTCACCGTCGATCGCCAGCACGTCGGCGAGTTGGTTAGCACCCAGCCCAGTGCCATGAACGACAGCCTCATGCGATTAATGCTCGGCAGTCGGCAGGGCAGCCAGGTGCAGTTGAGTGAGCTTCACGATCAGAATTTCCTCGGCCAGTCGTTGATGCTGGCGAGTGCTCCGCAAGGCAGCGATAACCAGGTGATCGCGCTGTTGCAAAGTCCGCTGGATGTAGCGATGCAAGCCTTCGCGCCGCTGGATGAAAAGATCCTCGGCATTGCCTTGGTGGCGTTGCTCGGCTCGCTGGCCGGCGCCTTGTTACTGGCCCGTGGTGTGTCGCAACCGGTGCGCGCGCTGGCCGAGGCCGCCGAGCGGATTGGTCAGGGCGATTACCAGACGCCGGTCAGCCTCAAGCGCAGCGATGAACTGGGCCTGCTCGCCACGGCGTTCAATTCCATGCAAAGCGGCATCGCCGAGCGTGAACTGCAACTGGCCCACAACGCTTTGCACGACCCACTCACCGGCCTGCCCAATCGCACGCTGGCGATGGAACGCTTGGGCAGTGCGATCTCCGCACAACGACCGATGGCGCTGGTGTACATGGGCATCGATAACCTGCGGGCGATCAACGAAACCGCTGGCCCTGAGTCGGTCGATCAACTACTGCGCCAGACCGGCGAACGCCTGCAAGTCGCGCTGCGCCCCGGCGATACCGTGGCGCATTTGATTGCCGATGAATTCCTGTTGTTACTCGACGGTATGGACAGTGACGCCGCTGTGGCGGTGGCCGATCAGCTTCAACAATTGTTGCTCAAGCCCCAACGCATCAACGGCCATGACCTGATGCTTGAGTGTCGTATGGGCATCGCGGCCTATCTCGTGGATGGCTTGAGCGCGCACACCTTGCTGGAGCGCGCCGCGATTGCGATGAAAGACGCGGCGCAATTGCCCGGTCGCCTGCAAATCTACGAACAGGGCCGTGACCTCGTACATCGCCGCCAGATCACCCTGATCCGTGACTTGCGCCACGCCGCAAGCAATGGCGAATTCCTGCTGCATTACCAGCCCAAACTCGACATCAGCAAAGGCCATGTACGCCAGGCAGAAGCCTTGCTGCGCTGGCAGCATCCGCAATTTGGCATGGTCTCGCCGGCAGAATTCATTCCCTTGGCCGAGCGCACCGGCAGCATTCAAACGTTGACTAATTGGGTGATCGGCGAAGGCATGCGCCAGCTCTCGGAATGGAATCGCCGGGGCCTGCGTTTGCAGCTGTCGCTGAACATTTCTGCCGATGACTTGCTCAGTGATGACCTGGCCGAGCGGGTCTCGGCGCTGTTGCGGGTTTATCGCTTGCCGGCTGAACAATTGATTTTCGAAATCACCGAAAGCGCGGTCATGCGTGAACCGGAGCGAGCCCTGAAAGTGCTGCATCAGTTGCGTGATTGCGGCATCAGTTTGTCGGTGGATGACTTCGGCACCGGTTACTCATCGCTGGCTCACCTCAAGCGTTTGCCGGTGCAAGAGTTGAAGATCGATCAGTCCTTCGTTCGCGATCTGGATGAAACCAGCGAGGACGCGGTGATCGTTCGTTCGACCATCGAAATGAGCCATAACCTGGGACTCAAAGTGGTGGCCGAGGGCGTTGAATATGCCCACAGCCTGCGTTTGCTCGAACGCTGGCAGTGCGACACGGCGCAGGGTTATCTCATCAGTCGCCCGCTGAGCGCGGCGGCGTTCGAAGCTTGGGTGGCTTTGCCCCTGAGCGCTCAAACTTCCATGGTTCATTGA
- the cmoA gene encoding carboxy-S-adenosyl-L-methionine synthase CmoA: protein MSKEPDRLFAQPLAQVPDFAFNEDVVRVFPDMIKRSVPGYPTIVENLGVLAAQFAQPNSVLYDLGSSLGAVTQALRRHVRTDGCRVIAVDNSAAMVERCREYLNGQDSMFQELLPVEVIEGDILALEFQPASVVALNFTLQFIAPEQRTALLSRIRQSLLPGGALILSEKLRFNDLEEHALLTDLHVAFKRANGYSELEIAQKRSAIENVMKPDSLEEHRERLLAAGFSKVVPWFQCLNFASLIALP, encoded by the coding sequence GTGAGCAAAGAACCCGATCGCCTTTTCGCCCAGCCTTTGGCCCAGGTGCCTGACTTCGCCTTCAACGAGGACGTGGTGCGGGTGTTTCCGGACATGATCAAGCGCTCGGTGCCGGGTTATCCGACCATCGTTGAAAACCTTGGCGTGCTCGCCGCGCAGTTCGCCCAGCCAAACAGCGTGCTTTACGACCTGGGTTCGTCCCTCGGTGCCGTAACCCAGGCCTTGCGCCGACACGTACGCACCGACGGCTGCCGCGTCATCGCTGTGGATAACTCGGCGGCGATGGTCGAACGCTGCCGCGAATACCTCAACGGTCAGGACTCGATGTTCCAGGAGTTGCTGCCGGTCGAAGTGATCGAAGGCGACATCCTGGCCCTCGAATTCCAGCCAGCCTCGGTGGTGGCGCTGAACTTCACCCTGCAATTCATCGCCCCGGAGCAGCGCACCGCGTTGCTCTCGCGTATCCGCCAATCGCTGTTGCCCGGTGGCGCGCTGATTCTGTCGGAGAAGCTGCGCTTCAACGACCTCGAAGAACATGCGCTGCTCACTGACCTGCATGTCGCGTTCAAACGCGCCAACGGCTACAGCGAACTGGAAATCGCCCAGAAGCGCAGCGCCATCGAAAACGTCATGAAGCCCGACAGCCTCGAAGAACACCGCGAGCGCCTGCTGGCCGCCGGGTTCTCGAAAGTCGTGCCGTGGTTCCAGTGTCTTAACTTTGCCTCGTTGATTGCCTTGCCATGA
- the tadA gene encoding tRNA adenosine(34) deaminase TadA — protein sequence MRQIRPIAIIDRSRDRDFMREALTLAAQGAALGEVPVGAVLVQDGEIIGRGFNCPISGNDPSAHAEMVAIRAAALAASNYRLPGSTLYVTLEPCSMCAGLIVHSRIARVVYGALEPKAGIVQSQGQFFTQGFLNHRVLYEGGVLAEECGAVLSEFFKARRTKPTD from the coding sequence ATGCGTCAGATACGTCCCATCGCAATCATCGACCGCAGCCGAGATCGTGACTTCATGCGCGAAGCCCTGACCCTGGCCGCCCAAGGCGCGGCGCTGGGTGAAGTGCCGGTGGGCGCGGTGCTGGTGCAGGACGGTGAAATCATCGGTCGGGGTTTCAACTGCCCAATCAGCGGCAACGACCCGAGTGCTCACGCCGAGATGGTCGCGATCCGCGCGGCGGCGTTGGCCGCCAGCAACTATCGTCTGCCCGGCAGCACGCTGTACGTGACGCTTGAGCCGTGCAGCATGTGCGCCGGGCTGATCGTGCATTCGCGGATTGCGCGAGTGGTGTATGGGGCGCTGGAGCCGAAGGCCGGGATTGTGCAGAGTCAGGGGCAGTTTTTTACCCAGGGATTTTTGAATCACCGGGTGCTGTACGAAGGCGGAGTGTTGGCCGAGGAGTGCGGGGCGGTGTTGAGCGAGTTCTTCAAGGCCCGAAGAACCAAACCAACAGACTAA
- the cmoB gene encoding tRNA 5-methoxyuridine(34)/uridine 5-oxyacetic acid(34) synthase CmoB: MIDLSPLARRLAGTPLADWANTLQRQLDKKMEKGHGDLERWQSALDALPKIQPSEVDLLNGLTLDTDCDDETRAQMRTALMGLSPWRKGPFDLFGVHVDTEWRSDWKWSRVAPHLDLKGKRILDVGCGNGYYMWRMLGAGADSVIGVDPNWLFFCQFQAVQRYLSEPNAWHLPFPFEDLPPNLEGFDTVFSMGVFYHRRSPIEHLLALKDCLVKGGELVLETLVIEGDQQQVLVPEDRYAQMRNVWFLPSVPALELWLRRAGFTDVRCVDVSVTTVEEQRGTEWMKYQSLSDFLDPEDHSKTVEGLPAPMRAVIVARK; this comes from the coding sequence ATGATTGATCTGTCCCCCCTCGCCCGCCGTTTGGCCGGCACGCCGCTGGCCGACTGGGCCAACACTCTGCAGCGTCAGCTCGACAAGAAAATGGAAAAGGGTCACGGCGATCTGGAGCGTTGGCAGAGTGCGCTGGACGCCTTACCGAAGATCCAGCCGAGCGAAGTTGATTTGCTCAACGGTCTGACGCTGGACACCGATTGCGACGACGAAACCCGCGCTCAAATGCGCACCGCGCTGATGGGTTTGTCACCCTGGCGCAAAGGGCCGTTCGACCTGTTTGGCGTGCACGTCGACACTGAATGGCGTTCGGACTGGAAGTGGTCGCGGGTTGCACCGCATCTGGATCTGAAGGGTAAACGCATCCTCGATGTCGGCTGCGGCAATGGCTATTACATGTGGCGCATGCTCGGTGCCGGGGCCGACAGTGTGATTGGTGTTGACCCGAACTGGCTGTTCTTCTGTCAGTTCCAGGCGGTGCAGCGTTACCTGTCCGAACCCAATGCCTGGCACCTGCCGTTTCCCTTCGAAGATCTGCCGCCGAATCTGGAAGGCTTTGACACGGTGTTTTCCATGGGCGTGTTTTATCACCGTCGTTCACCGATCGAGCATTTGCTGGCGCTGAAGGATTGCCTGGTCAAGGGCGGTGAATTGGTGCTGGAGACGCTGGTGATCGAGGGCGATCAGCAGCAGGTGCTGGTACCGGAAGACCGTTATGCGCAGATGCGCAACGTGTGGTTCCTGCCGTCGGTACCGGCGCTGGAGCTGTGGCTGCGTCGCGCCGGGTTCACGGATGTTCGCTGTGTGGACGTGAGCGTGACGACGGTCGAGGAACAGCGCGGGACGGAGTGGATGAAGTATCAGTCGTTGAGCGATTTCCTTGACCCGGAAGATCACAGCAAGACGGTTGAAGGGCTGCCGGCGCCGATGCGTGCCGTCATCGTCGCCCGCAAGTAA
- a CDS encoding lysoplasmalogenase has product MGWLILALMGAVTFLYGVSVHAALLCLLVKPLPVLALLGWLHDAPPSEYRRWISLGLISSLLGDVLLAWPVDLFVFGLGAFLVAHLAYLKAYLSDCRRLALLPLVIALGVGAVLLGILISHGLGPLLIPVIVYGLAISAMLWRALARLGTEVPKRSALLAAAGAVAFVFSDSVIGISRFVAPFDAAPYVIILSYWLGQWGIAASAFGQKPR; this is encoded by the coding sequence GTGGGCTGGCTGATTCTGGCGCTGATGGGCGCGGTGACGTTCCTCTACGGCGTCAGCGTGCATGCTGCGTTGCTCTGCCTGCTGGTCAAGCCATTGCCGGTTCTGGCCTTGCTCGGCTGGTTGCATGACGCACCGCCCAGCGAATATCGGCGCTGGATCAGCCTTGGATTGATTTCCTCCCTGCTCGGCGATGTGTTGCTGGCGTGGCCGGTGGATTTGTTTGTGTTTGGTCTTGGGGCGTTTTTGGTCGCCCACTTGGCGTATCTGAAAGCCTACTTGAGCGATTGCCGGCGGTTGGCGCTGTTGCCATTGGTGATTGCCTTGGGTGTTGGCGCGGTACTGTTGGGGATTTTGATTTCCCACGGACTGGGCCCGTTACTGATTCCGGTGATTGTTTACGGGTTGGCCATTAGCGCGATGCTCTGGCGGGCGCTGGCTCGGCTCGGGACCGAAGTGCCCAAACGCTCGGCGCTGCTGGCGGCGGCAGGTGCGGTGGCGTTTGTGTTTTCCGACAGCGTGATTGGCATCAGTCGCTTTGTTGCGCCGTTCGATGCGGCGCCTTATGTGATCATCCTCAGCTATTGGTTGGGGCAATGGGGGATTGCGGCGTCGGCGTTCGGCCAAAAACCGCGCTGA